The sequence below is a genomic window from Salvelinus namaycush isolate Seneca chromosome 2, SaNama_1.0, whole genome shotgun sequence.
TAAGGAGGTAGAataagcagtggtggaaaagtactcaaatgtcatacttgagtaaaagtaaagatatattaagaaaattactcaagtaaaagtaaaagtcacagagtaaaatactacttgagtaaaagtctaaaagtatttggttttgaatatacttaagtatcaaaattaaatggaattgctaaaatatacttaagtatcaaaagtaaaagtataaataatttcaaattccttatattaagcaaaccagacgccactatttaatttttattggcggatagccaggggcacactccaacactcagacatcatttacaaacaaagcatttgtgtttagtgagtctgccagatcagaggcagcagggatgaccaggcatgttctcttgataagtgcgtgaattggacccttttcctgtcaaaatgtaaggagtacctttgggtgtcagggaaaatgtatggagtataaagtttctttgggaatgtagtgaagtaaaggtAAAAGTAGTATAAATAGTCaagtataaatagtaaagtacagatacaacaAAAAAACGTAGTACTTTAacgtatttttacttaagtactttacaccactgagaaTAAGCAGGAGACAAAAACCAGTTGGTCATCAGAACGGAAACTACAGACTGCCTGAGGCCCAGCCTGGTCCAGTATTACAATAAATCCTGGGGGAAAAGGCTACTGATTGGCTAATAAAATTATGATTACCAAGACCttatttcaataaaaaaataaaaaatacatttggggTCTTGGAAAGGAGATGAGCTGAACGTTTTTACAGTAGGGAATATTTAGTAGGGTCTGTATCTGGGTGCCGCAGTAAAAGTATTGTAGGAAATACTTCGTCGGGTATATAAAATGTACACGTATGGTGTCATTTCATGGAGCTTTTAATAATACGCAGTGTTGCTGGCCTTTTACTCCACCCATTCCATTGGTGGCCACAATTTGAAGCACTGTATATGTAATACATACTGGCTTATGCCAGGGGTTCTTAaggacccaaatgagaaattctaTGTTTTCCTGGGACCAAAGCTTATGAAAACATGCAACTAGACGTAAATATTTgtacatttcattgcccttatgcttaaaacaaatgcaatatagacaaaaaaaatgacaattaaatgaAATACCCATATAAATAGCAATTCATGCTTATTTTTCCTGATTAAAAACACTTAAATATCTGTCTAGGTtgaaactgttgctgttaaaatacaataaatcatTTTAATTCTGAACTGGAATTAACTAATTGATCACAGCACACAGAtgtataacagaacacacacacacaaacacagtcctaaTCAGATGTGTGTGGCTGGTTGAAGTTTTCAACAAGCATGCCTTTTCTGTGCTCAAGTTTATTACACTGCAACCCTGAGGTCATGCTCAGCTTTGAGTCTGTTtctgtacttaaaaaaaaaagtatgccagtgtaacggatgtgaaatggctagctagttagcgggtacgcgctagtagcatttcaatcagttacgtcacttgctctgaaacctagatgtagtgttgccccttgctctgcaagggccgcggcctttgtggcgcgatgggtaacgatgcttcgtgggcgaccgttgttgatgtgtgcagagggtccctggttcgcgcccgtgtcggggcgaggggacgacgtaaagttatactgttacaccagagttgagaaccctgactcgcataggtatgtggtgccaaactggatcagagcatctactgctttctcagtcagtccaacctagacttgttttcaacaatcatttctacagtaagatgtacagtagacCTGATCATTTTTTGTCTTCAtatgtactgttacttagggttgcactaacagtagctagttagcttggtttggctaacgttaactagctattAGCTGTGTTCAAGGGGATTGTTTTAAAGGGAAACATCTACTACTGAGAGAGAGTAAtcccttatttctgcttatcaTCACTTGTTATAAAATGAAaacaatgccttgctagctgacTTACTTTTCCACTGTCTAAGCACggtttcctgaagcattctgccctCTTCTGACAAAAACTATTCTGGGTGCCACAGTAAAAAGGTTGTACGGAATACCTAGTAGGGTCTGTAGATCCTTCAGTGTATCCTCGCTTATTTCGATGTCAACCTCTCCAATTACATGCTGCTCATTTGATTCAGTTTTCATAGAGCTTACGATTTCCTCATCTGATAAACCTCCACTACGACTTTGTCTCTAAGTGGTAGTATTCATTCCCAATATCTTGGGTGTCTGAGATTTTATTGAGCTGCACCACTGACACTCCATCATATGAACTCGTGGCTATATCAGGATGAAGATCAGAAACAGGTTCTTTATCCTCAAGTGTGTAAATTTAGCATATTAGGTTGGCAGTCTGTGGCTCCTCTGAGCAGTTGACATTCCCTTATTGAAATTCTCCACAGGTTTTGTACCTGAGCCTCATTTACATTCTGGTTGTGCCATTTTGTTTAATTTCACCTTGTCACTAGCAACAGAATGTATGTTATATTCTTGTCCCACATATTCCTAAGATTTTTGACACTACGTTTAATGACAATTGGTTTTCCAATTGGCCATTGCAATGTTTTGCCAACTTCATCCCAAAATTGGAAATCAAATGTTTAATTATGCTGCATAACAGAATGTATTGACATTGAAATAGCATGGTAATCCCAAAAACAACTTCTTGGGGGGATTCTTAAAATCCCTGCCCCACCCCCAATATTTGATTTAAGTTGTTTTGTAGTATGTATTGTTCAATGTGACATCCATGGTTAAATAAAAGTCCAACTTTCAAGTACCAATTATCTATATACAAAAAGTgtattataatgcattataaaatAAGGGTTTATCATGGGCATAATTCATGTCCAAAAGCAGGGGGCAATCATGAGCCATGAAGGCAACCGGCAGTAACTTGAACTTGGTTGCCAGTCAAAGAGCTTTTTGCTGCAAATGTCTGTCAGGGAGAGACTAGTAAATTGATAAAAGATAGTGCACCGTCAATGCTGAATGGTCGAATGATGACAAAATAATGTGTAACCAATGATAATAATATTGGTACTTATTCTGATTCTATGCATACCACCACTCAGAAACTTCCTGTTGGAACTGAATTCCCAACTCTGAAGAAAGTGAAGTTTAACAGAATGACACTGATAGGATTAACAGTATAAATctttatttcattatttattcatttctaAAGAGAAACTTTTTCCTTTTATAAAaacatctaaatatattttagaaacATTTTCGATAGTACTTAACACATCAATAGATCCGTACAAAAAACAGCTAACAAACTAACCATGAAAGAATGTTCAACACAGCGGCTCTTTCAGTAAAAAGGGAGGCACCAGGGGAACGTTGTGGTCTGTTGCTTTGTGCCTTAAGTGGACTTTCTTGTTGCCCGGGTAACATGTTGAAGTAAATAATATAAAGCCTCAGATCCTCTTTGATATTATTcccagtctctcgctctctctcatctcatATCAGCACCAGGTCCAGTGATGTAATAAATTAATGAATAAATAGGGCTCTGTGGGCCAGGGGAGGTCAAAGCTTTCCAGAGAGAGGGTGGCACTGGGGGCCCTCTCACTAGTCCTACACCTGACTGACGATCTCAGAGTTGTCATCCACAAACCACTGTACTTGGGACCCGTCCGCTGCCCTCTGGATGACACGTCTCTGGGGAACCTGCAGATGGGACGACAAAAACAGGGAACATTTatttcaatgtctgttttttcaaGTCAGTACTAACAGAGTTAGGCTTTTAAATATCACAAGAAATAACATTATTGGAAGTTCATAGTATGGAGAGAAGGCAACAAAGTAGATCATTGCAATAATGTTTCTATTGGTGGTTCCCTGCAACCCAAGGGCTCAGCTGCTGTATTACTCAGTTCTCACAACACCAGGAAGTTGTATATACAAATATGTTAAAGGAAGTGCAGTACATAGCACTGTGGTATAACTTCACCATTGAGAGCTCCATAACAAGGTCATAAGAGttcaaaacaaatcaaaactTTATTTGACTTCAGCCAGTGTCTGAAAATGCTTGGCTTTTAGCAGCTGACCCACAAGGGTGTGTCATTTTTCTCTACAGTGAGCCACAATGTGACTCAGCGTGACACTGTATGATTCAGGGGTGAGGTTGACGATGGGAGGGCCCACACGTACAGTATGTTCACTCCCACACTGCAGCTGTCTGAACATCTCTCAAACCTCCTTTACTTGCTGTGATCAGACCATCCCCTGAAATTAAGAattgctgctactgctgctactactactgctgctgctactactactactactgctactactactactgctgcaaaATATTAGATCCAGTACTGTACTACAGCTGCCCATGCTTTTTCAACAGCTGGCAATATAAATCATCGCTGAAGGGTAGACAGTAAAACGATACAGGAATGTGGCACCTGGGTCTTCCTCTCATGCATGAACATTCCCACACCTTGCCCTCTGGAGAAAAGGAAAAAAACTCAGgatacccactacctctcatatTATAATAATTTCAAGGTCTTAAAAATCACATTGACTCACCACCTGCCTCCATAGATTTTCTTAAACTGTATCTGAACTCTAAagatagtgcattcggaaagtattcataacccttgactttttccacattttgtgacgttacagccttattctaaaatggattaaacagttttctaccccctcatcaatctacacacaataccccataatcacaaatcccaaacaggtttttagacacattttttgcaaatgtataaaaaaaaaataactgatatcacattaacataagGATTCAACCCTTAGCTcggtattttgttgaagcacctttggtagcgattacagccttgagtcttcttgggtatgatttgcacacctgtatttggggagtttctccaattcttctctacagatcctctcaagctcctgtcaggttggatggggagcgttgctgcacagctattttcaggtctctccagagatgatcgatcgtgttcaagtctgggctctggctgggccactcaaggacattcagagacttgtcccgaagccgctCCTGTGTtttgttggctgtgtgcttctggtcgttgacctgttggaaggtgaaccttcaccccagtctgaggtcctgaactctctggagcaggttttcatcaaggatctctctgtactttgctccgttcatctttccctcgatcctgactagtctcccagtccctgccgctaacaaacatccccacagcatgatgctgccaccaccaagcttcaccatagggatggtgccaagtttccttcagacgtgacgcttggcattcaggccaaagagttcaatattggtttcatcagaccagataatcttgtttcgcatggtctgaaagtcctttaggtgccttttggaaaactccaagcaggctgtcatgtgccttttactaaggagtgtcttccttctggccactctaccataatggcctgattggtggagtgctgcagagatggttgtccttctggaaggttctcccatctccacagaggaactcttgagctctgttagtgtgaccatcaggtttttggtcacccccctgaccaaggcccttctcccccgattgctcagtttagcccggctgccagctctaggaagagtcttggtggttcaaaactgcttccattcaagaatgatggaggccactgtgttcttggggaacttcaatgctgcagacattttttgttacccttccccagatctgggccTCGACAATcccgtctcggagctctacggacaattccttcgacctcatggcttggattttgctctgacatgcactgtcaactgtgggaccttatatagacaggtgtgtgcctttccaaatcatgtccaatcaattgaatttaccacaggtagacaatcaagttgtagaaacatctcaaggatgatcaatggaaacacctGATCTCAattgagtcttatagcaaagggtctgaatatggtTTAGTATTTTTAATATGaagttctgttttgtatttttaatacatttgcaaaaaattcaaaaaacatgttttcactttgtcattttggggtactgtgtgtagattgaaagtCATAAAACAGGTAGGCATCCCTGGTCCTGGATTGCTGCAGGTACTTCATGATTTTGATTTAACCAACCTGGAACACCAGGAGTGCTGAATTTAGGTAATAACTGAACCTATCAATTACCGAACCGATCAATTACCTTAGTAGTTCCATGTGGTGTCTAGTTGGTACAAAATCCTGCAGTACCTGCgacactccaggaacagggttgccatCCCCGTCATAAAACGTGCTGAGACGAGTATCATTGAAGAGTTGTGTGTTGTCCTGTCCTCACATAGTTTGCTTACTAGTTCATGGAGGTAATACTTGTTTGTGTGTCAGGTGTGATTGTGTTCTACTGAACTGTGTGAGTTTGGCAAAGTAAGTTAACTTGTAAAGACCGCATTAATATACGACACAAACATTTTAAAAGAGTTCTGTTGATTCCATGGAACTTGCAGACGGGCCTGGACACAGCACCTCCGTATCATCCATCTTAACTGATTAGAAATCCCCTTCTCTAAAGCCTGCGGTGCACCGACTGACACCGACCTGACAGTAATATAATCCAGTGATATTAAGTTACAGGGAACCTGCCTGGTGCTAACAGTACTTCTGCAAAGACAATAACTTCAAATTGAGCAAATACAGTCATTTAGAGAGTGAAGTGCCATTGTGGCAGTTTACCTGTTCATGGTACTTGTTGTGCTGGGTGAGAGGTGACTGTACACTCCTCACCCTGGCCGCGCCCTGTCTGTCCAGGGAGCGAGGTCTGAACTGTTTGCGCTGGTGCCACGACTTGAGCTCTTCGTTTACCACCTGCTGGGGGAGGCCTCTGGATGGGTGGTGGGGATACTCCCGGAGCGAAGGGGCGCGGGACAGTCTGATGTGAGGGGGCAGGGACCTGAGAGCCCGCTGGGGGTGCAAAGGGGCCTCCTCGTACCAGTGCTCATACTGGCTGGGGTGACAGGGGAGCGGGGTGCCATGATACAGCCTGGTCATGTCCATCTCTGAAGGGTAAACCATCCTGTCGTCATAGTAACCCCTGTGGAAGCTGGGGCTGGACTGGTGCTGGGGGTTCTGGTAGAAGCTGGGGCCTGGGGGGTAGGCCATTGGTCGATGACTGTCATTGGGGCTGGAGTGTTGGTACTTATAGGTGAGCTGAGACTGCCTGGGCAGGTCACAAGGCATCTCACGACATGGTGAACTGGTGTAGGATGGGGCAGAGTGTTCAGAGTTACTGTCCTCAGTCTCAGAGCTGGAATGGTATATGGGATTTCCGTAGCCTGCCCTCAGGACAGGGGACTCGCCTGGAGACGTTACCACGTAATCCGTTAGTAGCCTCCTGGGAACACGGGTACGTCCTCGATCCTTATCCAGGTTCAATGGAGGCTCAATGTTGGGAAGTCTAAAATATTACATTAAAGCATTACAAACAAGGCCAAAACAGTACAAAACTCAACACTCATTTGTAAGATACAGTGAGACAGTCTCAAGATTCAAGCGGTGTGGGGACAGTGTGAATGAAATATACAAATGTTGGACAGTGGTGTTGTGTGACTGAGGTGTGGATGTCTTAGTCGAATGCACTGACTAAGTCGCTCTAAGAACCactaccaaaatgtaaatgtaaaacattttaatgTGATGACCTGAGAGAGAGCTGGCGGCGAAGGTGCATCTCCGGGGTGGATGGGGCGCTGTTGGACTGGGTGTAGCTCAGTTTGAGATGGGAGGAGAACTGCAGTGTCAGGGCCGTGTCTCTACAACAGGCGTCCACAGGAGGCAACACAGGGGTCGTGGCTGGACTACTGCAGAAAGGTAACAACatggacaggaaggagagagaactGGGTTAATGACTAAACCTTGAAGATGTTTTTATTCAGAGGAGAGCCATGAGTTGGCCAAATGAGTGCGTGTAATTTGCACGCTTGAACCTGTTCCATGTGCCCTTGTATCAGTCTATTTGAGCTTTCACTCAAAGACGAGTCACGACTTGAATCAGAATGTTCCCAAGTAATATCCTCCCCAAAATAACAAGGTACGTATTAATGTCAACTTGAGCGAAACCACTTGAAAAGGAACTCTCATTTTTCAAATGGAGTTTAAGTTTCATATAAGTGCTGCCAAAGCAGATTCCTGATCTTGTGGTTTCTCATAAAGGTAGATCCATTTGGGTTCAACTATGGAGCTGCATGAATTCAAAAAGTCAAGTTAATCTTATATTAGGCTACATGGAAACAATTACCAAGCTATAATGACTTGTGTTTAAGAGAGCTTTCACCAACCCGTGAAGCTTTAATTATAGCTATTCTTGGGCTTTCTTGTACAATAAATTCAAGGGTAGTATTCATATAAAATTACAGGAGGCACAGTGGGTTCTCCCTTGGCCTTTACCATGACTTGCTGCTACCAGAGCGTGACTTCTTCTTGGTCTTCTGGTAAGGCTGGTCCAGACTGGACTCTGTCCAGGGCGAGTGCTCGATGGGAGGGGCCTCCAATTCCAGGCTGGTGTTGAAACGTGACTGTAGCTCCTCCAGGGTTGGAGTAGTAGTGGGAGGCTGGTGGGGGCTAGGCCCAGGGGGTTGTGAGGGGTCAAGAGGAGGCTGGGGAGGATCTACTGGTCCTCCTAGGTGAGGGAGCTCCACGGATGGTTGAGATGACTGACTAATCTCCTCTACTAGAGAAAAGTAAAGATACAATTGAATTCAGTGTTATTAGGTACTTTGGTGGTATTGTCATAGCATGCTTATCCATATAACTTTTACAAGTTACATTTTTGCACAGTGACTCTAACCTTCGTCGAGCAGTACCGAATCCGACAGAGAGCTATCATCAGAAGTGCCCTGATCTGAAAACAAAAGCATAGCAAACAACCGTATTAATCCATGGGAAGAGCACTGGTATTCCATTCCTCTCAGGTCAGAGAGGAAAGATTTCAATGTTATTTTATCAGTTGGCCAGCAGGGCGGAGCTCACCTCTCTGTGTGCTAGTGCAGTCTGGCCGTGGTGAAGACCGCCCGTGCTGTAGGCGCAGCTGAATTGCTGTTTCCTGCAGTTGATTGACTTTCTTCTCCTCACGCTTGTACTGCTGTAACCGGCTTCTCTTCACCGCCTTGCTCTGGTGTTCCTCACAGCACAGTCTTTGGACCGCTTTGGTTATCTGCAGCTGCAGGGATAGCTCAGCTTCCACAGAGTTCAGCTCAGAATTCTACAGGATGTGACAAAAGGAGGTTGGGCAAACATGAGTGACTGAACATCAAAGATCTCTTCCTGGCACTTACGATGAAAGAAGCCTGATTATTGATGGTTGGTGGCAAGGAAGGTAGGGCCATGGCTTGAATTGAGAAACATAATATTTCTCCAAGGGGAACCACGGGAGTGGCCTTCAGTACTTACTTAGTACACTTGTGTGTGTGGCTTTTACAACTACTGTTAAAGGGATAGTCAGTGTAAATTACAATATTGTCCATGCCCAAACCCTGTCAGGCTTTTTACCACTGCTCCCTGTGGGATGCTCTGCTTGTCTAGTTTGAAGGCAGCTCCGATTCGTTGGCGGATTTGAGGCGGCTTCTCCCCAGGCAGCAAAGGGTAGTCTGCAGACAGCCGACCAGTCAGCTCCTATATGACATGGAAAAAAGACACCAGATGTAAGCTGGTTCAAATATGAGGAATCCTATTCTGTTAATGCAAGACAACAAAAATAATGTACAGTTcattcagaaagcattcagacaccttgactttctaattttgttatgttacagccttattctgaaatggattaaacaaaaatgtcccctcatcaatctacacacaataccccataatcaaaGTAAAAaaggttttagattttttttaaattaaaaaataaaactgaaatatcacatttacataagtattcagactcttaactcagtactttgttgattcttcttgggtatgacactacgagcttggcacacctgtatttggggagtttctcccattattttctgcagatcctctcaagttctgtcaggttggatggggagtgtagctgcacagctattttcaggtctctccagagatgttcgatcgggttcaagtccgggctctggctgggctgctcaaggacaatcagagacttgtcccaaagccactcctgcgttgtcttggctgtgtgcttcaggtctttctcctgttggaaggtgaaccttcaccccagtctgaggtcctgaacgctctggagcaggttttcatcaaggatctctctgtactttgctccgttcatctttccttcaatcctgacaagtctccaagtccctgcagctgaaaaacatccccaccgaaggatgctgccaccgccatgcttcaccgtagggatgtgcCCTAGGGATGATTGGctttcaggccaaatagttcaatcttggtttcatcagaccagataatcttgtttctcatggtctcagagttctttaggtgtcttttggcaaactccaagcgggttgtcatgtgacttttttactgaggagtggcttccgtctggccactaccataaaggcctaattggtggagtgctgcagagatggttgtccttctggaaggttctcccatctccacagaggaactctgtcagtgatcatcgggttcttggtcacatccctgaccaaaggcccttctcccccattgctcagtttggccagacggCCTACTCTtgtaagagtcttggtggttccaaacttctatttaagaatgatggaggccactgtgttcttgaagaccttcaatgctgcagaaatgttttggtaccgttccccagatcggtgtctcgacacaatcctgtctcggagctctacggacaattccttcgacttttagctctgacatgcactgtcaactgtgggaccttacatagccAGGagttgtgcctttccaaatcatgtccaatcaatttaatttaccacatgtggactccaatgaagttgtagaaacatcaagggtaatcaatggaaacatgatgcacctgagctcaatttcgagtctcattgcaaagggtctgaatactgatatttcatttatttatttttaatacattttcaaaaatgtctaaaaacctgtttttgcgttgtcattatggggtattgtgtagattgatgaggaaaatttttaatttaatcaattttagaataaggatgtaacgtaacaaaatgtggaaaagggaaggggtctgaatactttccgaatgcactgtatgttaaaGGAATACTTCGATATTTTGGCAATTAATCCTTTTCTCTACACCCCCAGAGTCAgttgaactcgtggataccatttttatgtttgcgtgcagtttgaaggtaattgctaactagcgttatcgcaatgactggaagtatgTTAtcgtagacttccagtcattgcattAACACTACTTAGCATTGGCTTGAAAAACTGcatctaacttccttcatactggatgcagagacatacaaattgtatccatgagttcatatacattgaacaaaaatataaaacgcaacatgtaaagtattgttcccatgtttcatgagccaaAATAAAAAAgttttccaaatgcacaaaaagctgatttctctcaaatttggagGACAAatttccatccacctgacaggtgtggcatatgaagaaacagattaaacagcatggtcattgcataggtgcaccttgtgctggggacaataaaaggccacttttaaaatgtgcagttttgtcacttaacacaatgccacagatgtcaagttttgagggagcatccAATTGGCAtgcggactgcaggaatgttcaccagagctgttgccagagaattgcatgttcatttctctaccataaactgccccCAATGTcatgctgagg
It includes:
- the LOC120025677 gene encoding innate immunity activator protein-like; the encoded protein is MEGKEEISDTDSGIILHSGLDSPATIMKDVTTHTRAVKLKHKSLEDRLELCLLELKKLCIREAELTGRLSADYPLLPGEKPPQIRQRIGAAFKLDKQSIPQGAVNSELNSVEAELSLQLQITKAVQRLCCEEHQSKAVKRSRLQQYKREEKKVNQLQETAIQLRLQHGRSSPRPDCTSTQRDQGTSDDSSLSDSVLLDEVEEISQSSQPSVELPHLGGPVDPPQPPLDPSQPPGPSPHQPPTTTPTLEELQSRFNTSLELEAPPIEHSPWTESSLDQPYQKTKKKSRSGSSKSCSPATTPVLPPVDACCRDTALTLQFSSHLKLSYTQSNSAPSTPEMHLRRQLSLRLPNIEPPLNLDKDRGRTRVPRRLLTDYVVTSPGESPVLRAGYGNPIYHSSSETEDSNSEHSAPSYTSSPCREMPCDLPRQSQLTYKYQHSSPNDSHRPMAYPPGPSFYQNPQHQSSPSFHRGYYDDRMVYPSEMDMTRLYHGTPLPCHPSQYEHWYEEAPLHPQRALRSLPPHIRLSRAPSLREYPHHPSRGLPQQVVNEELKSWHQRKQFRPRSLDRQGAARVRSVQSPLTQHNKYHEQVPQRRVIQRAADGSQVQWFVDDNSEIVSQV